Proteins encoded in a region of the Mucilaginibacter sabulilitoris genome:
- the upp gene encoding uracil phosphoribosyltransferase, protein MIFILNKTNTIANQFLAELRDADIQQDKTRFRRNQEKLGQILAYEFSKTLKYEAKDVQTSLGTAIVNTPVEQPVLGTILRAGLPFHQGFMQFFDQSPSAFITAYRKVKRTGDFIIQVDHISTPNLDDKIFILCDTMLATGQSMVVVCKELMAQYKIKELHIAAVIASTEGVAHVRANLPKAKLWLCALDDEMTSKAYIVPGLGDAGDLAFGDKA, encoded by the coding sequence ATGATTTTTATCCTCAATAAAACCAATACCATTGCCAACCAGTTTTTGGCCGAACTGCGTGATGCGGATATTCAACAGGATAAAACGCGTTTTAGGCGTAACCAGGAAAAGCTTGGGCAAATACTGGCCTATGAATTCAGTAAAACCCTCAAATATGAGGCTAAGGATGTGCAAACATCATTGGGCACGGCAATTGTAAATACCCCGGTTGAACAGCCTGTGCTCGGCACCATCTTACGGGCGGGTTTGCCTTTTCACCAGGGTTTTATGCAGTTTTTTGACCAGTCGCCTTCTGCTTTTATTACAGCCTACCGCAAAGTAAAACGTACCGGCGATTTTATCATTCAGGTTGATCATATATCGACTCCAAACCTTGATGACAAGATATTTATTTTGTGCGATACCATGCTGGCCACAGGGCAAAGTATGGTCGTGGTTTGCAAGGAACTGATGGCTCAGTATAAAATAAAAGAATTGCACATAGCGGCTGTAATTGCCAGTACCGAGGGGGTGGCGCATGTAAGGGCAAACTTGCCCAAGGCAAAATTATGGCTATGTGCCCTTGATGATGAAATGACCAGCAAGGCCTACATAGTACCCGGCTTGGGTGATGCCGGCGACTTGGCATTTGGGGATAAGGCTTGA
- a CDS encoding GNAT family N-acetyltransferase: protein MNTAIVTIPLNNDHCEQIIDIILPIQQIEFNVPVTLETQPDLLDIETNYHKTGGNFWGAAHNDQIIGTIGLIAIGNNAAALRKMFVRKEYRGKEFGTALLLLNTLIDYCRQNQITDIYLGTVDVLTTAHRFYERNGFTRIDKANLPPSFPLMGIDTMFYHLHLSN, encoded by the coding sequence ATGAATACAGCTATTGTTACCATACCCCTGAATAACGATCATTGCGAACAGATCATTGACATTATACTGCCCATACAACAAATTGAATTTAATGTTCCTGTTACACTGGAAACCCAGCCCGATCTGCTGGATATTGAAACTAATTACCACAAAACCGGTGGCAATTTTTGGGGAGCTGCACACAACGACCAGATTATTGGCACCATCGGACTCATAGCTATTGGCAATAATGCGGCCGCTTTGCGTAAAATGTTTGTGCGTAAAGAATATCGCGGCAAAGAATTTGGCACCGCCCTGTTATTGCTTAACACGCTGATAGACTATTGCAGGCAGAACCAGATTACCGATATTTATTTAGGCACTGTTGATGTTTTGACAACCGCCCATCGTTTTTATGAACGCAATGGCTTTACCCGGATTGATAAAGCCAACCTGCCGCCATCATTTCCGCTGATGGGTATTGATACTATGTTTTATCACTTACATTTGTCAAACTAA
- a CDS encoding MarR family winged helix-turn-helix transcriptional regulator: protein MNVIDESGILAISTRLQRLSDQLRKDGTLIYKANGIDFEPKWFPVIYTLHLRPVLSVVEIANEIGYTHPSTISLLKELEKEKLIRSKRDKADERKRLIQLTAKGQELIERMKPVWEVMVSALTELAATQNNLMLAIAEVEEQMKRLSFFERAKRIIAAD, encoded by the coding sequence ATGAATGTTATAGACGAATCGGGTATTTTAGCTATCTCAACAAGGCTGCAGCGCCTTAGCGACCAATTACGGAAGGATGGCACACTGATATACAAAGCCAATGGTATTGATTTTGAGCCTAAATGGTTCCCGGTTATTTATACTTTGCATTTGAGGCCGGTTTTAAGTGTGGTTGAAATCGCTAACGAAATTGGCTACACTCACCCTTCCACCATAAGCCTTTTAAAAGAGCTTGAAAAAGAAAAACTCATTCGCTCCAAGCGGGATAAGGCAGATGAAAGAAAACGCCTCATCCAGTTAACAGCTAAAGGCCAGGAGCTCATTGAGCGTATGAAACCAGTTTGGGAGGTGATGGTAAGCGCCTTAACTGAGCTTGCCGCCACACAAAACAACCTGATGCTGGCCATTGCCGAGGTAGAGGAACAAATGAAAAGGTTAAGTTTTTTTGAACGCGCCAAACGCATCATTGCGGCAGATTAA
- the uvrB gene encoding excinuclease ABC subunit UvrB, with protein MDFNLTSQYFPTGDQPEAIRQLVEGVNNGDPFQTLLGVTGSGKTFSIANVIQQTQKPTLILSHNKTLAAQLYGEFKQFFPENAVNYFVSYYDYYQPEAFIPTTNTYIEKDLQINEEIEKLRLRTTSALMSGRRDVIVVSSISCIYGMGNPDDFADSVFKFAVGTRISRNAFLHRLVEILYARTTADFKRGTFRVKGDTVDIFPAYLDYAYRISFFGDDIEELSSFDVSTGKTVEKMTHMVVYPANLYVAPRERFLQSIWAIQEELETRKKQFIDDGRFLEAKRLEERVNYDLEMIRELGYCSGIENYSRFFDGRQPGARPFCLLDYFPDDYLMVIDESHVTVPQIRAMYGGDRSRKISLVDYGFRLPAALDNRPLNFQEFEKLAPQTVYVSATPGDFELEQSGGVVVEQVIRPTGLLDPVIDVRPVINQVDDLLDEVDKTIKMGDRVLVTTLTKRMAEELAKYMDRLGIKCRYIHSEVKTLQRVEILRGLRLGEFDVLIGINLLREGLDLPEVSLVAILDADKEGFLRSERSLIQTIGRAARNDRGRVIMYADKITDSMQITMDETNRRRDIQIAYNTAHGITPLTVGKSREEIMEQTSVVDFKGGVQKAYVEADVATLAADPIVQYMTKADLKKSIDNTKKEMLAAAKDMDFLLAAKLRDEMFALEKMMEEKF; from the coding sequence ATGGATTTTAATTTAACATCTCAATACTTCCCAACCGGCGACCAGCCCGAAGCTATCAGACAACTGGTTGAAGGTGTAAATAATGGCGATCCTTTTCAAACCCTGTTGGGGGTTACCGGATCGGGAAAAACATTTTCAATTGCCAATGTTATACAGCAAACACAAAAACCTACGCTGATACTGAGTCATAATAAAACACTGGCCGCCCAGCTTTACGGTGAGTTTAAACAGTTTTTCCCGGAAAACGCGGTAAACTACTTTGTGTCGTATTATGATTATTATCAGCCCGAAGCATTTATACCAACCACCAATACTTATATTGAAAAGGACCTGCAGATAAACGAAGAAATTGAAAAGCTGCGTTTACGCACTACATCTGCTTTAATGTCGGGCCGGCGCGATGTTATCGTGGTATCGTCCATATCATGCATTTACGGTATGGGTAACCCGGACGATTTTGCCGATTCGGTTTTCAAATTTGCCGTGGGCACCCGCATCAGCCGCAACGCGTTCCTGCACCGGCTGGTCGAAATTTTATATGCCCGTACCACGGCCGATTTTAAGCGTGGTACTTTTCGCGTAAAAGGCGATACGGTTGATATTTTCCCGGCCTATCTTGATTATGCCTACCGTATATCTTTTTTTGGCGATGACATTGAGGAACTAAGCTCCTTTGATGTAAGCACCGGCAAAACCGTCGAAAAGATGACGCACATGGTGGTATATCCGGCCAACCTGTATGTAGCCCCGCGCGAACGCTTTCTGCAATCTATCTGGGCCATACAGGAGGAACTGGAAACCCGCAAAAAGCAGTTTATTGATGATGGCCGTTTCCTGGAAGCCAAGCGACTGGAGGAAAGGGTTAACTACGACCTGGAAATGATACGCGAACTTGGTTACTGCTCAGGTATTGAAAATTACTCCCGCTTTTTTGACGGGCGCCAACCGGGGGCACGCCCATTCTGTCTGCTGGATTATTTCCCCGACGATTACCTGATGGTGATTGACGAAAGCCATGTTACCGTTCCACAGATCAGGGCCATGTATGGCGGCGACCGTTCCCGTAAAATATCACTGGTCGACTATGGTTTTCGTTTGCCTGCAGCTTTGGATAACCGTCCGCTGAATTTCCAGGAGTTTGAAAAACTGGCCCCGCAAACCGTTTATGTAAGTGCTACGCCCGGCGACTTTGAACTGGAACAATCAGGTGGTGTGGTGGTTGAACAGGTAATACGCCCAACCGGCTTGCTCGATCCGGTTATTGATGTGCGACCCGTGATTAACCAGGTTGACGATCTGCTTGATGAGGTTGACAAGACTATAAAAATGGGCGACCGTGTACTGGTGACCACTCTTACCAAGCGCATGGCCGAGGAATTAGCTAAGTACATGGACAGACTGGGCATTAAATGCCGGTATATACACTCCGAAGTAAAAACCCTGCAACGGGTAGAAATATTAAGGGGGCTGCGCCTGGGCGAGTTTGATGTGCTGATAGGTATAAACCTGCTGCGCGAAGGACTCGACCTGCCGGAAGTATCGTTGGTGGCCATTTTGGATGCCGATAAAGAAGGTTTCCTGCGTTCTGAACGCTCATTGATACAAACCATTGGTCGTGCTGCCCGGAATGACAGAGGCCGGGTTATTATGTATGCCGATAAGATAACCGATTCGATGCAGATCACGATGGATGAAACCAACCGCCGCCGGGATATACAGATAGCCTATAATACCGCTCACGGCATTACACCGTTAACTGTTGGCAAATCGCGCGAAGAAATTATGGAGCAAACATCTGTTGTTGATTTTAAAGGTGGTGTACAAAAAGCTTATGTGGAGGCCGATGTGGCAACACTAGCCGCCGACCCAATTGTGCAGTACATGACCAAAGCCGATTTGAAAAAATCAATTGATAATACCAAAAAAGAAATGCTTGCGGCAGCCAAGGATATGGACTTTTTACTGGCTGCCAAATTACGCGACGAAATGTTTGCCCTCGAAAAAATGATGGAAGAGAAGTTTTAG
- a CDS encoding DUF4834 family protein, producing MLLIRFLIISICILYIIRSLMRYLIPVLFESVVNKAQQQQQRYQQQQHQSTRPDGAIKVDYIPQGKKSTVPDSEGEFVDYEEVK from the coding sequence ATGCTTCTAATTCGTTTTTTAATCATATCAATCTGCATATTATACATTATACGCAGCCTCATGCGCTATTTAATACCCGTACTTTTTGAAAGCGTGGTAAATAAAGCACAACAGCAGCAACAACGATACCAGCAACAACAGCACCAGTCAACAAGACCTGACGGCGCTATTAAGGTAGATTATATTCCGCAAGGTAAAAAGAGCACCGTTCCCGACTCTGAAGGTGAGTTTGTTGATTACGAAGAGGTAAAATAA
- a CDS encoding glycosyltransferase family 2 protein, which yields MFNPKLSVITIVYNNVRDIERTMLSVLGQTYTNIEYIIVDGLSNDGTLQVIQKYSDRVSKLISEKDKGIYDAMNKGLAIATGDYVIFMNSGDEFYAPDTVAKVFATSPDADIYYGETEMINDEGQSLGQRRHKAPEVFTWLDFKYGMSISHQAIYIKRTLTEPYDMRYQLSADIDWIIKAAKKAKKIVNVNSYVAKYLVGGMSKKKHRQSLQERFNIMKRYYGLIPTVLNHFVIGFNLGWYWLKNKRTND from the coding sequence ATGTTTAACCCAAAACTAAGCGTTATTACCATCGTATATAACAATGTTCGCGATATTGAGCGCACCATGCTTTCTGTTTTGGGGCAGACCTATACCAACATTGAATACATCATTGTCGATGGTCTGTCAAACGATGGTACCCTTCAGGTAATCCAAAAATACAGCGACCGTGTCAGTAAGCTTATTAGCGAAAAGGACAAAGGCATTTATGATGCCATGAACAAGGGTTTGGCTATAGCTACCGGAGATTATGTGATATTTATGAATTCAGGTGATGAGTTTTATGCCCCTGATACCGTAGCCAAAGTTTTTGCCACCTCACCCGATGCCGACATTTACTACGGCGAAACCGAAATGATCAATGATGAAGGACAAAGTCTCGGTCAACGGAGGCATAAAGCCCCTGAAGTGTTTACCTGGCTCGATTTTAAATACGGCATGAGCATAAGCCACCAGGCTATATATATAAAACGCACATTAACTGAGCCTTACGATATGCGCTATCAGCTCAGTGCCGATATCGACTGGATAATCAAGGCTGCTAAAAAGGCAAAAAAGATTGTGAATGTAAACAGCTATGTAGCCAAATACCTGGTAGGGGGCATGTCGAAAAAGAAACACCGCCAGAGCTTACAGGAACGTTTTAATATTATGAAACGATACTACGGATTAATCCCCACCGTTTTAAATCATTTCGTGATCGGTTTTAACCTGGGCTGGTACTGGCTCAAAAACAAGCGAACGAACGATTAA
- a CDS encoding glycosyltransferase family 4 protein, which yields MLKVVHLNTYDGNGGAGRACMRLNQALLSQNIDSKVIVHYKFGKNPQILTFNSKPLQKAYTAATIILERLLAKRYLKPLSRTPFSFTWFGRSVVHHPDVKNADIIHLHWINHSFLDPRHIAEIAKLNKPVVWTFHDSNAFTGGCHVRYTCDHYMRECGNCPLLINASDNDISHKIWQQKRKAYDVLDFAIAAPSSWMQASVKSSSLMQGKVVFQLPNTLETNVFKPADKKQAKAKFGLPTDKFIFLSGFMPSRKDLHKGTQYLLESMELLKQRLGADADKIELVIFGNRGTEGVPDFPFKTSFLGTINNDEQLAQCYIAADAFLIPSLEDNLPYTVMESLACGTPVVAFTTGGIPDMVQHEYNGYLAAYRSAESFADGMEWVIKHPEKEQLDKQARQSVINKFSEEVIAKKHIRLYENLLQKEVADV from the coding sequence ATGTTAAAAGTAGTGCACCTGAACACGTATGATGGTAATGGCGGAGCCGGGCGGGCCTGTATGCGTCTTAACCAGGCATTGCTCAGTCAAAACATCGACTCAAAGGTTATCGTCCATTATAAGTTCGGGAAAAACCCGCAGATACTCACTTTTAATTCCAAACCGTTACAAAAGGCGTATACAGCGGCTACCATTATTCTGGAGCGCTTACTGGCCAAACGTTACTTAAAACCCTTATCGCGTACACCGTTTTCATTTACCTGGTTCGGTAGGTCGGTTGTGCATCACCCTGATGTTAAAAACGCGGATATCATACACCTGCACTGGATAAACCACAGCTTTTTAGATCCCAGGCACATTGCAGAAATAGCCAAACTCAATAAACCCGTTGTATGGACGTTTCATGATAGCAATGCCTTTACCGGCGGCTGCCATGTGCGCTACACCTGCGATCATTATATGCGCGAGTGCGGTAACTGTCCGTTGCTGATTAATGCCTCGGATAACGATATATCGCACAAAATATGGCAGCAGAAACGCAAGGCCTATGATGTGCTTGATTTTGCCATAGCAGCACCCAGTTCATGGATGCAGGCCTCGGTAAAAAGCAGCAGCCTGATGCAGGGCAAGGTTGTTTTTCAGTTGCCTAATACACTCGAAACTAATGTTTTTAAGCCTGCCGATAAAAAACAGGCCAAAGCAAAGTTCGGGCTGCCTACAGACAAGTTTATTTTCCTGAGCGGCTTTATGCCATCGCGAAAAGACCTGCACAAGGGCACGCAATACCTGCTGGAGAGCATGGAGCTGTTAAAACAACGCTTAGGTGCTGATGCCGATAAAATAGAACTGGTAATATTTGGAAACAGGGGAACCGAAGGTGTGCCCGATTTTCCGTTTAAGACCAGTTTTTTAGGTACCATTAATAACGACGAGCAACTGGCGCAATGCTATATAGCAGCCGACGCCTTCCTGATCCCCTCGTTGGAAGATAACCTGCCCTATACCGTAATGGAGAGCCTCGCCTGCGGTACCCCCGTAGTAGCCTTTACTACCGGCGGGATACCTGATATGGTACAGCATGAGTATAACGGTTATTTGGCAGCCTATCGTTCGGCAGAGAGCTTTGCAGATGGTATGGAGTGGGTCATCAAACATCCGGAAAAGGAACAACTGGACAAACAGGCAAGGCAAAGCGTGATAAATAAATTCTCGGAGGAGGTGATTGCCAAAAAACATATCCGGCTCTACGAAAATTTACTTCAAAAGGAGGTCGCGGATGTTTAA
- a CDS encoding glycosyltransferase family protein: MQQLAPIALFVYNRPDHTRRTIGHLQKNVLAEESRLYIFCDAAKTDADKDKVEEVKQIAKETTGFKSIKIIVRDHNLGLANSIISGVTQLVYEYGKVIVFEDDLLSSPYALQYFNEALTRYASEEKVMHIGGYMYNLKDKGLPESFFYRAATSWGWATWARAWNHFEPDIDKLIAQFDTLDIIRFSIEGKMNFWRQVQEFKAGKNNSWAIRWYASIFLKGGLTLNPARSLINNIGHDGTGVHSNKEKMYEVHISQQPVKKFPDVIEEDERAYHAIKYFLTHRKGNLLQRAVRFVKQRMG; this comes from the coding sequence ATGCAACAACTTGCTCCTATTGCCTTATTTGTTTATAACCGGCCTGATCACACGCGCCGTACCATTGGCCATTTGCAAAAAAATGTACTTGCAGAGGAATCGCGGCTGTATATTTTTTGTGATGCCGCCAAAACCGATGCCGACAAGGATAAGGTAGAAGAGGTAAAGCAGATAGCAAAGGAAACAACCGGGTTTAAATCAATAAAGATCATTGTGCGCGATCATAACCTGGGCCTCGCTAATTCCATTATCAGCGGCGTTACCCAGCTGGTATATGAATATGGTAAAGTGATTGTTTTTGAAGATGACCTGCTGTCGTCGCCATATGCCCTGCAATATTTTAATGAAGCCCTAACCCGTTATGCCAGCGAAGAAAAAGTGATGCATATAGGCGGGTATATGTATAACCTGAAAGATAAGGGCCTGCCCGAATCTTTTTTTTACCGGGCCGCCACCAGCTGGGGCTGGGCAACCTGGGCACGTGCCTGGAACCATTTTGAACCCGATATTGATAAATTGATAGCTCAGTTTGATACGCTGGATATCATCCGCTTTTCTATTGAGGGCAAAATGAATTTCTGGAGGCAGGTACAGGAGTTTAAGGCAGGTAAAAACAATTCATGGGCCATACGCTGGTATGCCTCCATCTTTTTAAAGGGAGGGCTTACCCTTAACCCGGCCCGCTCGCTCATTAATAATATCGGGCACGACGGTACCGGCGTACATTCTAATAAGGAGAAGATGTATGAAGTGCATATTTCGCAGCAGCCCGTTAAGAAGTTTCCCGATGTAATTGAGGAAGACGAACGGGCATATCACGCCATAAAATACTTCCTTACACATCGCAAAGGTAATTTACTACAGCGCGCCGTACGTTTTGTTAAACAACGGATGGGCTAA
- a CDS encoding class I SAM-dependent methyltransferase, producing the protein MQESIISGNVKTAYDQFYQQHDEAWRMLSAKYKAQHIIEVCSGLKLNNVLEVGAGDGSILKWLSDQNFAPEYCAVEISDSGVEYIKSRGINNLKSIQVFDGYKLPFADDSFDLIILSHVLEHVEHERMLLREIKRVAKHCVIEVPRDYKAGVDKRIKHFLAYGHINVYTPTSLRYLLRTEGFDIENDLLSMTEPNVTRFNAYVNQKKNKSFITNLRIAAEFAVKQGLGKVFGKGVSEQFANAYTVLCKKASQQPELF; encoded by the coding sequence ATGCAGGAATCAATTATTAGCGGCAATGTTAAAACCGCGTACGATCAATTTTATCAGCAGCACGATGAGGCCTGGCGCATGCTTAGTGCAAAGTATAAGGCGCAGCATATTATTGAGGTATGCAGCGGCTTAAAGCTTAATAACGTACTGGAAGTTGGTGCAGGTGATGGCAGTATCCTCAAATGGCTGTCTGACCAAAACTTCGCGCCCGAGTATTGTGCGGTCGAAATATCTGACAGCGGGGTCGAGTATATCAAATCGCGTGGCATCAATAACTTAAAATCGATACAGGTGTTTGACGGTTATAAGCTGCCTTTTGCTGATGATAGTTTTGACCTCATTATCCTGTCGCACGTGCTGGAACATGTAGAACATGAACGTATGCTGCTGCGCGAAATTAAACGTGTTGCCAAACACTGCGTAATTGAAGTGCCGCGCGATTATAAAGCCGGGGTAGATAAACGTATAAAGCATTTTTTGGCTTATGGGCACATCAATGTTTATACGCCGACCTCATTGCGTTATTTGCTGCGTACCGAAGGTTTCGACATTGAAAATGACCTGCTATCCATGACCGAGCCTAATGTTACGCGCTTTAATGCCTATGTTAATCAAAAGAAAAACAAGAGTTTTATAACCAATCTGCGTATTGCTGCTGAGTTTGCGGTTAAGCAGGGGTTGGGAAAAGTTTTTGGAAAAGGGGTAAGCGAACAATTTGCTAACGCTTATACCGTTTTGTGTAAGAAAGCCAGCCAGCAACCCGAACTATTCTGA
- a CDS encoding PorP/SprF family type IX secretion system membrane protein, which translates to MKKRIIFIAVMLQCAAVIKLHAQVDPHFSQYYAYPLWLNPALTGIMDGDARITGNFKDQWPTVDKGYRTGALSADFRTSDKVSIGFNIINQAAGTAGYNYFAAYGSFGYGISISPDGYRKLHFGLQAGVINRGFNPNSLQFDNQYGPITGFDPTTPDFENFSATGATVFDASAGVFYYDEDPAKIASLFGGVSIAHLNGAKDPFASEGINSKLPVRYTLHGGVRIKATDFFDVTPHAIYIKQQKNQIRALGVYSELKVQDNQGLILGGMYRVNDAFVADAGYHFSNVVIGVSYDFNSSAFSGAISGQGGIELSVSYVFRRHIANPAQVCPRF; encoded by the coding sequence GTGAAAAAAAGAATAATTTTTATAGCTGTGATGCTGCAGTGTGCTGCAGTCATTAAACTGCATGCACAGGTAGATCCGCATTTTTCTCAATATTATGCTTATCCATTATGGCTTAACCCTGCTTTAACAGGAATAATGGATGGCGATGCACGTATAACCGGGAATTTCAAAGATCAATGGCCCACTGTAGATAAAGGATATAGAACAGGGGCGTTATCGGCCGACTTCCGCACGTCTGATAAAGTTAGCATAGGGTTTAATATTATTAATCAGGCGGCAGGTACGGCGGGTTATAACTATTTTGCTGCTTATGGATCCTTTGGTTATGGGATAAGTATCTCGCCCGACGGCTATCGGAAACTTCATTTTGGTTTGCAGGCCGGTGTTATCAACAGAGGCTTTAATCCAAATTCACTGCAATTTGATAACCAGTACGGACCAATAACAGGGTTTGATCCGACAACACCTGATTTCGAAAATTTTTCGGCAACAGGAGCTACTGTATTTGATGCAAGCGCAGGTGTATTTTATTATGATGAGGATCCCGCAAAAATAGCGAGTTTGTTTGGTGGGGTTAGCATAGCGCATCTTAACGGGGCAAAAGATCCTTTTGCATCTGAAGGTATTAATAGTAAGCTACCGGTCAGGTACACTCTTCATGGCGGTGTACGTATTAAAGCTACAGATTTTTTTGATGTAACGCCTCATGCCATTTATATAAAGCAACAAAAAAATCAGATCAGGGCTTTAGGCGTTTATTCAGAATTAAAGGTACAGGACAATCAGGGCTTAATATTAGGAGGGATGTACAGAGTAAATGATGCCTTTGTTGCCGATGCCGGTTATCATTTTAGTAACGTAGTAATAGGTGTTAGCTATGATTTTAATTCATCAGCTTTCAGTGGCGCCATCTCCGGACAAGGAGGTATTGAATTATCTGTTAGTTACGTTTTTCGCAGACACATTGCTAATCCCGCTCAGGTTTGCCCAAGATTTTAA